DNA sequence from the Methylomonas albis genome:
GGGTAAGGGCGACCGTCCTGGCGAGTATGATGAAATTGCGTATGGCCACGCTGCCCAAGTAACTCATCGACGCTATAACCCAGCAATTGCGCCGCGGCTGGATTGATAAAAGTAGAGCGTCCATCCAGTCCCAGACCATAAATGCCTTCGCCCGTCGCATCCAGCACTAGCCTATTTCGCAAGCTAAGCTGGAACATTTCTTCCTGCGCTTCCGTACGCTGCTTGGCCATGCTATCGAAAGCCAGGCCAAGCTCGGCCAGTTCGTCACGACCACGCAGATTAACCCGCGCATCCAGATCCCCTGCCGCGAAACGCCTCGATGCTTCGACGATTTTTTTGACACGCAGGGTCACCAGCCAATGCAGGATCAGCGCCACGACAATAGCGACCGCCACCGTCACACCTCCAACCAGGGATGCCTGAACCACCGCATTGTGCCTGGCCTGAGCCAACTGCGGACCAAGATCGTATTCGACGAACAACACGCCGACCCGATTTCTCCCCAAACCGCCCGATGCGATCTTCAGTAAAACAGGGTAATAACCGTTCAGTATGCCTACATCGAACGACACGGAGCTGGCCTGATTTTGCTTGACCCGCTGGGCAATCAGGTCGTTATACGCGGAAACCTGGGCCGCAACACTCCCTTCCCATATGTAATGATTGGCCAGAATCACGCTGTTGTTTTCATCGGCCAGCAACAAGGTGCGAATACCGGGATGCAGTGCGGAGACAGCCAGACTGAGTTTGGCGTCCTCAAGACTGTCCGCAGCCAACTGCGTATTCAGCATGTTCTGTAACTGGGTCAACGTGGTATGGAGATTGTTGGCCCCCGCCTGACGGATATCGCTGTTGGCGACGCGAAGCTCTTGCCAAAACAACAGCGCACTGCCCATCAGCGAAGACAGGATCAGCAGCAGCGGAATCAGCAAGGAAAGACGACCCAGTTTCATATTACTCCATGCAATTCGTGAAGCTGGTGTCGATGCTGGCGGCAATGTCCACCGCTTCAGAGAGCATTTGGCGGTGCTGCATGATGTCGGACAAGCGCCGCGCTGGCGTGAGCAGGCCCGGCTGATTGCCACCCAGCAAGCGCTGGTTCTCCTGCCGGGAAGGCACTTTCAGTCCGCCTATGGCAGCACTGAACGCCTCGGCGTCCATGCCCAGACGCTTACCCATATGAGTATAAGCATCGTGCTTATTGGCTTGCACATGATCGAGAGTGCGGAACCATTGCTGGCTGAGATGACACAATTCCTCGCGGCGGGTCAGGTAAACATCTTCTCGCACGACGATCAAATCGAAAATTTCATCGGGAATCTGACTGCTGTCCAGCAACACATGGGCACCGGCTTGGATAAGCTTGGTCTTGAAGGGCTCCATGGTAATCGCGGCATCGATCTTGCCTTGCAGGTAAGCCTTTTCGTGCTTGTCCTCCGGCATAGGGATGACATT
Encoded proteins:
- a CDS encoding ABC transporter substrate-binding protein — encoded protein: MKLLSKLAQLAVMLSIAGCSPPPEPLRIVSSPWPGYEPLYLARDLGYLQESLVRITELPSSNLNMEAFSNGSTDLSTLTLDETLTLLARGQKLRILLVMDVSNGADGVVAKPEIKSLAELKGRRVGMENIPLGAYILSRVLDMSGVDSADINVIPMPEDKHEKAYLQGKIDAAITMEPFKTKLIQAGAHVLLDSSQIPDEIFDLIVVREDVYLTRREELCHLSQQWFRTLDHVQANKHDAYTHMGKRLGMDAEAFSAAIGGLKVPSRQENQRLLGGNQPGLLTPARRLSDIMQHRQMLSEAVDIAASIDTSFTNCME